In Rathayibacter sp. VKM Ac-2762, one DNA window encodes the following:
- a CDS encoding DUF58 domain-containing protein: protein MATEARPAETPSSRLGGLPALRGVALTLRGWALVLLGVAGVVIAPLSEFRELLFVGLVLLGLPLGALVSLLLAPASFRVQRRFAPQTVAAGDVVEVDVLLENRGRAVRSGARAHDRLERVERGVVVGRPVAEGVFGLPGVPSGGRVRARYRLPAERRGIHRIGPLRLVRGDGLGLALRESVVGAAQPFVVTPRVVPLQSDVLDAHGAGGSSPVAHATAGAGTDDVIPRDYRPGDAMRRVHWRASARSGELMVRQDEQNTDPHAWILLETRAERVLERRGDDRLEWAVSMTASLAVHLLDRGFETHLVETGADGEPEHSEDEREVAHDVLLRLAELAPSRDSVDAVTRISADMRDTGGVRPVFAVLTRLLESDLDALGSLAAQSRPAIAFVVAGTAEEEAALASLGWYAVSVDPSASVEEAWAQALALRVVA, encoded by the coding sequence GTGGCGACTGAGGCCCGCCCCGCCGAGACGCCGTCGTCCCGTCTCGGCGGTCTGCCCGCGCTCCGCGGGGTCGCGCTGACGCTGCGCGGCTGGGCGCTCGTTCTGCTGGGCGTCGCGGGAGTGGTGATCGCGCCGCTGTCGGAGTTCCGCGAGCTGCTGTTCGTCGGCCTGGTGCTGCTGGGCCTGCCCCTGGGCGCGCTCGTCTCCCTGCTCCTGGCGCCGGCGTCGTTCCGGGTGCAGCGCCGCTTCGCTCCCCAGACCGTCGCGGCCGGCGACGTGGTGGAGGTCGACGTGCTGCTCGAGAACCGCGGCCGCGCCGTCCGGAGCGGGGCCCGCGCCCACGACCGGCTCGAGCGCGTGGAGCGCGGGGTCGTCGTCGGCCGCCCGGTCGCCGAGGGCGTCTTCGGGCTGCCGGGCGTCCCTTCGGGCGGCCGCGTGCGCGCCCGCTACCGTCTGCCCGCCGAGCGGCGCGGGATCCACCGCATCGGCCCGCTGCGCCTGGTGCGCGGCGACGGCCTCGGGCTCGCGCTCCGCGAGAGCGTCGTGGGGGCTGCGCAGCCGTTCGTCGTGACTCCGCGGGTCGTGCCCCTCCAGAGCGACGTCCTGGACGCGCACGGAGCAGGCGGATCGAGCCCGGTCGCGCACGCGACGGCCGGCGCCGGCACGGACGACGTGATCCCGCGCGACTACCGCCCGGGGGACGCCATGCGCCGGGTGCACTGGCGGGCGAGCGCCCGCTCCGGCGAGCTCATGGTCCGCCAGGACGAGCAGAACACCGATCCGCACGCGTGGATCCTCCTCGAGACCCGGGCCGAGCGCGTGCTGGAGCGGCGCGGCGACGATCGGCTCGAATGGGCGGTGTCGATGACGGCCTCCCTCGCCGTGCACCTGCTCGACCGCGGCTTCGAGACCCACCTCGTCGAGACGGGTGCGGACGGCGAGCCGGAGCACTCGGAGGACGAGCGCGAGGTGGCCCACGACGTGCTGCTGCGCCTGGCCGAGCTGGCGCCCTCGCGCGACTCGGTCGACGCGGTGACCCGGATCTCGGCCGACATGCGCGACACCGGGGGAGTGCGACCGGTCTTCGCCGTGCTCACCCGACTCCTCGAGTCGGACCTCGACGCCCTCGGCTCCCTGGCCGCGCAGTCGCGTCCCGCGATCGCCTTCGTCGTCGCCGGCACCGCCGAGGAGGAGGCGGCTCTCGCCTCGCTCGGCTGGTACGCGGTGTCCGTCGACCCGAGCGCCTCCGTCGAGGAGGCGTGGGCGCAGGCTCTCGCTCTGCGGGTGGTGGCGTGA
- the thiL gene encoding thiamine-phosphate kinase, with protein sequence MAEDRSPTLAELSEGEVLARVLARLGGPGAETLVGPGDDCAVLRAPDGRFVVTTDMMVHGPDFRLAWSSPADLGWKAAASNLADVAAMGARPTGLVVALAAPQSLGVDVLEGIAGGLAAGCAAMAPGCGVVGGDLSASATLTLSITAFGSLDGRPPVLRSGARPGDVLAVAGPLGRAGLGLRLLFEQARRDGEPSADLADRLRERHPSLLEAQLRPTAPISAGEAAGGTATAMMDVSDGVVLDARRMARASGVAIDLDAAAVDVHARGLTGVEGVDLDLARALVLGGGEDHAMLACFPPAAALPEGFVPLGAVREGDPEVRLGGVALEGRGGWDPYLGWDGAAG encoded by the coding sequence ATGGCAGAGGATCGGAGTCCCACCCTGGCCGAGCTCAGCGAGGGCGAGGTGCTCGCGAGGGTGCTGGCCCGGCTCGGCGGCCCGGGCGCGGAGACCCTGGTCGGGCCCGGCGACGACTGCGCGGTGCTGCGGGCTCCCGACGGCCGCTTCGTGGTGACCACGGACATGATGGTGCACGGCCCCGACTTCCGGCTGGCCTGGTCGAGCCCGGCGGACCTGGGCTGGAAGGCGGCGGCCTCGAACCTCGCCGACGTCGCGGCGATGGGGGCCCGTCCCACCGGGCTCGTCGTCGCGCTCGCGGCGCCCCAGTCGCTGGGCGTCGACGTGCTGGAGGGGATCGCGGGCGGACTCGCCGCCGGCTGCGCCGCGATGGCGCCGGGATGCGGAGTCGTCGGGGGAGACCTGTCCGCCTCCGCGACACTGACGCTCTCGATCACGGCGTTCGGCTCGCTCGACGGACGACCGCCGGTGCTCCGCAGCGGTGCGAGGCCGGGGGACGTGCTCGCCGTGGCCGGACCGCTGGGACGAGCGGGGCTCGGGCTGCGCCTGCTGTTCGAGCAGGCGCGGCGGGACGGGGAGCCGTCGGCCGACCTCGCCGACCGGCTCCGCGAGCGGCATCCGTCCCTCCTCGAGGCGCAGCTGCGCCCGACCGCGCCGATCTCCGCGGGCGAGGCCGCGGGCGGGACCGCCACCGCGATGATGGACGTCTCGGACGGCGTGGTGCTCGACGCCCGTCGGATGGCGCGTGCGAGCGGAGTGGCGATCGACCTCGATGCCGCGGCGGTCGACGTGCACGCGCGCGGGCTCACGGGGGTGGAGGGCGTGGACCTCGACCTGGCGAGGGCGCTGGTGCTGGGAGGTGGCGAGGACCACGCGATGCTCGCGTGCTTCCCGCCCGCCGCGGCGCTGCCGGAGGGCTTCGTCCCGCTCGGGGCCGTCCGCGAGGGGGACCCGGAGGTGCGACTGGGCGGGGTCGCGCTCGAGGGGCGCGGGGGCTGGGACCCGTACCTCGGCTGGGACGGCGCGGCGGGCTGA
- the cofE gene encoding coenzyme F420-0:L-glutamate ligase — translation MSETRVQAWALDGIPEVTPGDDLLELILAAVAAAAEEDRPADGDILVVTSKIVSKAEGRVVAATDREDAITAETVRVVATRAHGSGVTRIVENRLGIVQAAAGVDASNVAEGTVLLLPVDPDVSARALCAGLRERLGVEVGVLVSDTLGRAWRVGQTDAAIGAAGVLVIDDLRGGVDALGRTLGVTMPAVADEIAALGDLVKGKASGRPVAVVRGLARLVTGVESPGARTLTRTGPDDMFRLGADEAFAEGFAAGAASREERA, via the coding sequence GTGAGCGAGACGCGCGTGCAGGCCTGGGCCCTCGACGGCATCCCGGAGGTGACTCCCGGTGACGACCTGCTCGAGCTGATCCTCGCGGCCGTCGCCGCCGCCGCCGAGGAGGACCGGCCCGCGGACGGCGACATCCTCGTGGTCACGAGCAAGATCGTCTCGAAGGCGGAGGGGCGCGTCGTCGCCGCGACCGACCGCGAGGACGCGATCACGGCCGAGACCGTCCGCGTCGTCGCCACCCGGGCGCACGGGTCCGGCGTCACCCGCATCGTGGAGAACCGCCTCGGGATCGTGCAGGCGGCGGCCGGAGTCGACGCCAGCAACGTCGCGGAGGGGACGGTCCTCCTCCTCCCCGTCGACCCGGACGTCTCGGCGCGGGCCCTCTGCGCGGGTCTCCGGGAGCGGCTCGGCGTGGAGGTGGGTGTGCTCGTCAGCGACACCCTGGGCCGCGCGTGGCGGGTCGGACAGACCGACGCGGCCATCGGAGCCGCGGGCGTCCTCGTGATCGACGACCTCCGCGGCGGGGTCGACGCCCTGGGGCGCACGCTCGGAGTGACCATGCCGGCCGTGGCGGACGAGATCGCCGCGCTCGGCGACCTGGTGAAGGGCAAGGCGAGCGGACGCCCCGTCGCCGTCGTCCGCGGGCTCGCCCGCCTGGTGACGGGGGTCGAGAGCCCGGGTGCCCGCACGCTGACCCGCACGGGCCCCGACGACATGTTCCGCCTCGGCGCCGACGAGGCCTTCGCCGAGGGCTTCGCGGCCGGAGCAGCCTCGCGCGAGGAGCGCGCGTGA
- the coaD gene encoding pantetheine-phosphate adenylyltransferase — MARIAVVPGSFDPVTLGHLDVIERAARLVDELHVVVVHNPAKTALLPIAQRVSLIEQSIAEAGVEGRIVVASWSMGLLVDYCTDVGASILVKGIRSQVDVAYETPMAIVNRNLAHVETVFLLPDPAHAHVSSSLVRQVSSLGGDVAPYVPPAVAAYLAAG; from the coding sequence ATGGCCCGCATCGCCGTCGTCCCCGGCTCCTTCGACCCCGTGACCCTCGGTCATCTCGACGTGATCGAGCGGGCCGCGCGCCTGGTCGACGAGCTGCACGTCGTGGTGGTGCACAACCCCGCCAAGACGGCGCTGCTGCCGATCGCCCAGCGCGTCTCGCTCATCGAGCAGTCGATCGCGGAGGCGGGGGTCGAGGGGCGGATCGTCGTCGCCTCGTGGAGCATGGGCCTGCTCGTCGACTACTGCACCGACGTCGGCGCGAGCATCCTGGTGAAGGGCATCCGCTCGCAGGTCGACGTGGCGTACGAGACCCCCATGGCGATCGTGAACCGCAACCTCGCGCACGTCGAGACGGTGTTCCTGCTGCCCGACCCCGCGCACGCCCACGTGTCGAGCTCGCTGGTGCGGCAGGTCTCCTCCCTCGGCGGCGACGTCGCCCCCTACGTGCCGCCCGCGGTCGCCGCGTACCTCGCCGCCGGCTGA
- a CDS encoding MoxR family ATPase: MTSLEDTRSAVGRRAAPETPLTREEFTAHCGAVLGNLTRVIDGKSAEVSMALTVFLAGGHLLMEDVPGTGKTVLAKSLAASVGGSVARIQFTPDLLPSDVTGVSVYNQATRDFEFKPGPVFANILIGDEINRASPKTQSALLECMEERQVSVDGTTHLLPRPFAVIATQNPVEMEGTYSLPEAQRDRFMARLSLGYPDERAELEMIRTRDSASPLEELRPVVGLAELERMMAYVRSVYVAPPVQEYVVAIMQATRVDPELRLGGSPRATLQLIAAAKALAALSDRDFVVPDDVDALAVPVLGHRLLPATRLPGRSGAGSSHSVTEIVQRIVAATPVPFGNRGD, from the coding sequence ATGACGTCGCTCGAAGACACCCGCTCCGCTGTCGGCCGCCGAGCGGCACCCGAGACGCCCCTGACCCGCGAGGAGTTCACGGCGCACTGCGGCGCCGTCCTCGGGAACCTCACCCGCGTGATCGACGGCAAGTCGGCCGAGGTCTCGATGGCGCTGACGGTGTTCCTCGCCGGTGGGCACCTCCTGATGGAGGATGTCCCCGGCACCGGCAAGACGGTCCTGGCGAAGTCGCTGGCGGCCTCGGTCGGCGGCAGCGTCGCGCGCATCCAGTTCACGCCCGACCTGCTCCCCTCCGACGTCACGGGGGTCTCGGTCTACAACCAGGCGACCCGCGACTTCGAGTTCAAGCCGGGCCCGGTCTTCGCGAACATCCTGATCGGCGACGAGATCAACCGGGCCTCGCCCAAGACGCAGTCGGCGCTGCTGGAGTGCATGGAGGAGCGCCAGGTCTCGGTCGACGGCACCACCCACCTCCTCCCGCGCCCCTTCGCCGTGATCGCGACGCAGAACCCGGTCGAGATGGAGGGCACCTACTCGCTGCCGGAGGCCCAGCGCGACCGCTTCATGGCCCGCCTCTCGCTCGGCTACCCCGATGAGCGCGCCGAGCTCGAGATGATCCGCACCCGCGACTCGGCCAGCCCGCTCGAGGAGCTGCGGCCCGTCGTGGGCCTCGCCGAGCTCGAGCGGATGATGGCCTACGTGCGCTCCGTGTACGTCGCACCGCCCGTGCAGGAGTACGTGGTGGCGATCATGCAGGCCACGCGGGTCGACCCCGAGCTGCGGCTCGGGGGGAGCCCGCGCGCCACGCTCCAGCTGATCGCCGCCGCGAAGGCGCTCGCCGCCCTCAGCGACCGCGACTTCGTGGTGCCGGACGACGTGGACGCGCTCGCCGTCCCCGTGCTCGGCCACCGCCTCCTGCCCGCCACCCGCCTCCCCGGCCGCTCCGGCGCCGGATCCTCGCACTCCGTCACAGAGATCGTGCAGCGCATCGTCGCGGCCACCCCCGTCCCCTTCGGCAACCGTGGCGACTGA
- a CDS encoding RsmD family RNA methyltransferase: MTRIIAGFAGSLTLRVPRAGTRPTSDRVREAVFSALEARDALDGATVVDLYAGSGALGLESASRGASAVVLVERDPKAARTAGENARAIATAAAKNKRPAPRIEVVTGSVRSFLDGSPALNTDTVFLDPPYDLGEDDLAADLAGVLPLLREDAVVVVERSSRSPEPRWPAGLERERRKDYGETTIWWASPASPAPAASPASSAAG, translated from the coding sequence GTGACCAGGATCATCGCCGGATTCGCCGGCTCGCTCACCCTCCGGGTCCCGCGCGCGGGCACCCGCCCCACCAGCGACCGCGTGCGCGAGGCCGTCTTCTCGGCCCTCGAGGCCCGGGACGCCCTCGACGGCGCGACGGTGGTCGACCTCTACGCGGGCTCCGGCGCCCTCGGGCTCGAGTCGGCCAGCCGCGGAGCGAGCGCGGTCGTCCTGGTCGAGCGCGACCCGAAGGCCGCCCGGACCGCGGGCGAGAACGCACGGGCGATCGCGACCGCGGCTGCCAAGAACAAGCGGCCCGCCCCGCGGATCGAGGTGGTGACCGGCTCGGTCCGCTCCTTCCTCGACGGGTCCCCGGCCCTCAACACGGACACGGTGTTCCTCGACCCGCCCTACGACCTCGGCGAGGACGACCTCGCCGCCGATCTCGCCGGCGTGCTGCCACTGCTGCGCGAGGACGCGGTGGTCGTCGTGGAGCGGAGCTCCCGCAGCCCGGAGCCGCGCTGGCCCGCGGGTCTGGAGCGGGAGCGGAGGAAGGACTACGGCGAGACCACCATCTGGTGGGCTTCGCCTGCGTCGCCCGCGCCGGCCGCCTCGCCCGCTTCCTCCGCGGCCGGCTGA
- the cofC gene encoding 2-phospho-L-lactate guanylyltransferase — protein MTGWSAVVVFKGRGGSKTRLDVPGRAALAEAFLLDTLAAVAAAEPVASLLLVTSDAGAADRARAEHPQLVVVPDPGTLDAAVSGGAEAALHRRPGAPVIVLTGDLPALLPSDLSEALATRSLPAVVPDREGSGTTALLLAAGALVAPAFGPGSLARHRDAGCAVVVLPGSSTLRLDVDTLADLGDAEEAGVGPHTSRALAAAA, from the coding sequence GTGACCGGCTGGAGCGCGGTCGTCGTGTTCAAGGGCCGCGGCGGCTCGAAGACGCGCCTCGACGTGCCGGGCCGCGCGGCGCTGGCCGAGGCGTTCCTCCTGGACACGCTCGCCGCCGTGGCCGCCGCGGAGCCGGTGGCGAGCCTTCTCCTGGTCACCTCCGACGCCGGTGCGGCCGACCGCGCACGGGCGGAGCACCCGCAGCTGGTGGTGGTGCCCGACCCGGGGACCCTCGACGCCGCCGTGTCCGGGGGAGCCGAGGCCGCCCTCCACCGCCGGCCGGGCGCCCCGGTGATCGTGCTGACCGGGGACCTGCCCGCCCTGCTGCCGTCGGACCTCTCCGAGGCGCTCGCGACGCGGTCGCTCCCGGCCGTCGTCCCGGACCGCGAGGGGAGCGGCACCACGGCGCTCCTGCTGGCGGCCGGAGCCCTCGTCGCTCCGGCGTTCGGCCCGGGCTCTCTGGCCCGGCACCGCGACGCGGGCTGCGCCGTCGTCGTGCTGCCAGGCTCGTCGACGCTGAGGCTGGACGTCGACACGCTCGCCGATCTCGGAGACGCGGAGGAGGCCGGCGTCGGCCCGCACACCTCCCGCGCGCTGGCCGCAGCGGCCTGA
- a CDS encoding DUF3488 and transglutaminase-like domain-containing protein, with translation MSRRVESDPRAGSAPLSGLLFLAITAAAAGIGRLLVGVDWLVLLASAVAVVLGVPAAARALRVHPVVPPILGTLTMVGVLTAMFVPGRALLFVIPTPGAVAQAEALAQGGFQSIAQQGLPAVADDGISFLLIGGVVVLAWAADLFAFSVRLPALAGLFPAALLAVPAIVDPSEVSWASLVVTALAYAGVLAATAAPRRPSGPSAASAVLPAFAAVTVVVLGAGVVAGSAAGYARTTAPSGVSGSLFNGAIDPVVALGADLRRPNPVTVLRYATDSDLPVYLRVLTVSDFDGDDWAPSDTEQTAPIDAPIAPEGLSESVPREAEEVDVSVETLRSQWLPVPYPVSSLTGVGDGWLQDVQDGSIRGDATTRSGDDYQVQALRLEPDPQQLLAAPAPSGVDRYLSLPDDVPEIVRTTAEEVTAEAPTAYDRARALQTYFRSSEFRYSEDTPAEEGYDGDGVGVLAAFLTTKEGYCVHFASAMAVMARELGIPSRLAIGYQPGSVVPSGGSDLTTYRVLSSDLHAWPELYFEGVGWLPFEPTPSRGAPASYTLPSATASSGPTAPGSTATTAPGATSAPAATPTPTAASATPTPGAVGASSTTAAPAATLWVLLLLLVLVPWLMRAVQRALRRRSARSGSVEAAWAELLATARDLGVPVEDTESPRAQEARMAPALDPGAAARLQGLRERVERRRYSPSASESEAWDDATTVAAALRGSASAGRRVLASVVPRSALDPVARLARPRSDL, from the coding sequence GTGAGCCGCCGCGTCGAGAGCGATCCGCGCGCCGGGTCGGCTCCTCTGAGCGGTCTGCTCTTCCTCGCGATCACTGCCGCCGCCGCCGGGATCGGCCGGCTCCTCGTCGGCGTCGACTGGCTGGTGCTCCTCGCGAGCGCGGTCGCCGTGGTGCTCGGCGTCCCGGCCGCCGCCCGGGCTCTGCGCGTGCACCCCGTCGTCCCGCCGATCCTCGGCACGCTGACGATGGTCGGCGTGCTGACCGCGATGTTCGTGCCCGGCCGGGCCCTGCTGTTCGTGATCCCCACGCCCGGCGCCGTCGCGCAGGCGGAGGCGCTCGCGCAGGGCGGCTTCCAGTCCATCGCGCAGCAGGGGCTCCCGGCGGTCGCCGACGACGGCATCTCGTTCCTCCTGATCGGCGGGGTGGTCGTGCTCGCCTGGGCGGCCGACCTGTTCGCCTTCTCCGTCCGCCTCCCCGCCCTGGCCGGTCTGTTCCCCGCGGCGCTGCTCGCGGTGCCGGCGATCGTGGACCCCTCCGAGGTGTCCTGGGCGAGCCTCGTCGTCACTGCGCTCGCCTACGCGGGCGTGCTCGCCGCCACGGCCGCCCCCCGCCGCCCGAGCGGCCCGAGCGCGGCCTCGGCCGTGCTGCCCGCCTTCGCGGCCGTGACCGTCGTCGTCCTGGGCGCGGGAGTCGTCGCCGGGTCGGCGGCAGGCTACGCGCGCACCACCGCCCCCTCGGGCGTCTCCGGCAGCCTCTTCAACGGCGCGATCGACCCGGTGGTCGCTCTCGGCGCGGACCTGCGCCGCCCGAACCCCGTGACCGTGCTGCGCTACGCCACCGACTCCGACCTGCCCGTCTACCTCCGCGTGCTGACCGTCTCGGACTTCGACGGTGACGACTGGGCGCCGAGCGACACGGAGCAGACCGCTCCGATCGACGCGCCGATCGCGCCCGAGGGGCTCTCCGAGAGCGTGCCGCGCGAGGCGGAGGAGGTCGACGTCTCGGTGGAGACGCTGCGGAGCCAGTGGCTCCCCGTGCCGTATCCGGTCTCGTCGCTGACGGGCGTCGGCGACGGCTGGCTCCAGGACGTGCAGGACGGCTCCATCCGCGGCGACGCGACGACCCGCTCCGGAGACGACTACCAGGTGCAGGCGCTGCGGCTCGAGCCCGACCCGCAGCAGCTGCTCGCCGCTCCCGCGCCGTCCGGCGTCGACCGGTACCTCTCGCTCCCCGACGACGTGCCCGAGATCGTCCGCACCACCGCCGAGGAGGTCACGGCCGAGGCTCCGACCGCCTACGACCGGGCGCGCGCGCTGCAGACGTACTTCCGCTCGTCCGAGTTCCGCTACTCCGAGGACACCCCCGCGGAGGAGGGCTACGACGGCGACGGAGTCGGCGTGCTCGCGGCGTTCCTGACGACGAAGGAGGGCTACTGCGTCCACTTCGCCTCGGCGATGGCGGTGATGGCGCGCGAGCTCGGGATCCCGTCGCGGCTCGCCATCGGCTACCAGCCCGGCTCCGTCGTGCCCTCCGGCGGCAGCGACCTGACCACCTACCGCGTCCTCTCCTCCGACCTGCACGCCTGGCCCGAGCTGTACTTCGAGGGGGTCGGCTGGCTGCCCTTCGAGCCGACGCCCAGCCGCGGCGCTCCGGCCTCGTACACCCTGCCGAGCGCGACGGCGTCCTCGGGCCCCACCGCCCCGGGCTCGACCGCGACCACCGCGCCCGGTGCGACCAGCGCTCCCGCCGCGACACCCACTCCGACGGCCGCGTCGGCGACGCCGACCCCCGGTGCCGTCGGCGCCTCGAGCACCACGGCGGCTCCCGCGGCCACGCTCTGGGTGCTGCTCCTGCTGCTCGTGCTCGTCCCCTGGCTGATGCGCGCCGTCCAGCGCGCGCTGCGGCGCCGGTCCGCGCGCTCCGGCTCCGTCGAGGCCGCGTGGGCCGAGCTGCTGGCGACCGCCCGCGACCTGGGCGTCCCCGTGGAGGACACGGAGTCTCCGCGCGCGCAGGAGGCCCGCATGGCTCCCGCCCTCGACCCCGGAGCGGCGGCACGTCTGCAGGGGCTCCGGGAGCGCGTCGAGCGCCGGCGCTACTCGCCGTCCGCGAGCGAGTCGGAGGCGTGGGACGACGCGACCACCGTGGCCGCCGCGCTCCGCGGCTCCGCGAGTGCCGGTCGTCGGGTGCTCGCGTCGGTCGTGCCCCGCTCGGCGCTGGACCCGGTCGCCCGGCTCGCGCGTCCGAGGTCCGACCTATGA
- a CDS encoding ATP-dependent DNA helicase RecG, whose protein sequence is MPDPLDASLAPLIGPRTATAVEKAFGYRTVGELLGHYPRRYAKRGELTALSRLPVGESVTIVAEVREVRERPMRNRRGTLLEVVISDGSGTLSLTFFGQPWRAAKLHRGVRGIFAGTVSMFRDTPQLTHPDYRLFDDEEAAATETGGGELAKDWAERPIPIYPATSAISSWQLQAAIGVLLDGLRDVPDPMPEQVRAGRSLLGLGEALELIHRPQREGEEAQARETLRFHEAFLLQLALLERRASARSSPATARVPGPGGLLERFDAALPFALTGDQTAVGHEIAADLAAESPMTRLVQGEVGSGKTLVALRAMLATAESGGQAALLAPTEVLAGQHLRSIARTLGPELAAELVPTLLTGGLGAAQRRAALLRIVSGTAKIVVGTHALLGDAVSFYDLGLVVIDEQHRFGVDQRDALRRKGATPPHVLVLTATPIPRTVAMTVFGDLDTSTIRELPAGRPGITSHVVPLADHPAWIARAWERAEEEIRSGHQVYLVCPAIEPGEPAEGAQPPEEDAAAPLTTVAATLEGVRAHPLLGKRRSAALHGRMTTEEKDAVMRSFAAGEIDVLVSTTVIEVGVDVPNASMMVVLDAERFGVSQLHQLRGRIGRGGVAGVCLFVTAAEAGTVARERVEAVAATLDGFALAEVDLELRREGDVLGDSQSGGRSSLRLLRVVQDADVIVEARALAERLLAEDPSLAAHDRLRAALERRVQDRDREFLAKS, encoded by the coding sequence ATCCCGGACCCCCTCGACGCCTCGCTCGCGCCGCTGATCGGGCCGCGCACGGCGACCGCGGTCGAGAAGGCCTTCGGGTACCGCACGGTCGGCGAGCTCCTGGGCCACTACCCGCGCCGCTACGCGAAGCGGGGCGAGCTGACGGCGCTCTCGCGTCTCCCCGTGGGAGAGAGCGTGACGATCGTGGCGGAGGTGCGCGAGGTGCGCGAGCGGCCGATGCGCAACCGGCGCGGCACCCTGCTCGAGGTCGTCATCTCGGACGGCTCGGGCACGCTCTCGCTGACGTTCTTCGGACAGCCCTGGCGCGCGGCGAAGCTCCACCGCGGCGTGCGCGGGATCTTCGCGGGCACGGTCTCGATGTTCCGCGACACCCCGCAGCTCACGCATCCCGACTACCGCCTGTTCGACGACGAGGAGGCCGCCGCGACGGAGACGGGAGGCGGTGAGCTCGCGAAGGACTGGGCCGAGCGGCCGATCCCGATCTACCCGGCGACCAGCGCGATCTCGAGCTGGCAGCTCCAGGCCGCGATCGGCGTGCTGCTGGACGGCTTGCGCGACGTGCCCGACCCGATGCCCGAGCAGGTGCGCGCCGGCCGCTCGCTGCTGGGCCTCGGCGAGGCGCTGGAGCTGATCCACCGCCCGCAGCGGGAGGGCGAGGAGGCGCAGGCGCGAGAGACGCTGCGCTTCCACGAGGCGTTCCTCCTGCAGCTCGCCCTGCTCGAGCGCCGGGCCTCGGCGCGCAGCAGCCCCGCGACCGCCCGCGTGCCCGGCCCCGGCGGGCTGCTCGAGCGCTTCGACGCCGCGCTGCCCTTCGCCCTCACCGGCGACCAGACCGCGGTGGGGCACGAGATCGCCGCCGACCTGGCCGCCGAGAGCCCGATGACCCGGCTTGTGCAGGGCGAGGTCGGCTCCGGCAAGACCCTCGTCGCGCTCCGGGCGATGCTCGCCACGGCCGAGAGCGGCGGGCAGGCGGCGCTGCTCGCTCCCACCGAGGTGCTCGCGGGGCAGCACCTCCGCTCGATCGCGAGGACCCTCGGCCCGGAGCTCGCGGCCGAGCTGGTGCCGACCCTCCTCACCGGCGGGCTGGGGGCGGCGCAGCGCCGCGCGGCCCTCCTCCGGATCGTCTCGGGCACGGCGAAGATCGTCGTCGGCACGCACGCCCTCCTCGGCGACGCGGTCTCCTTCTACGACCTGGGCCTCGTCGTGATCGACGAGCAGCACCGCTTCGGCGTGGACCAGCGGGACGCCCTGCGCCGGAAGGGCGCCACCCCGCCGCACGTGCTGGTGCTGACGGCCACGCCCATCCCGCGGACCGTCGCCATGACGGTCTTCGGCGATCTCGACACCTCGACCATCCGCGAGCTGCCCGCCGGGCGCCCCGGCATCACGAGCCACGTGGTCCCGCTCGCCGACCACCCCGCGTGGATCGCGCGGGCGTGGGAGCGCGCCGAGGAGGAGATCCGCTCGGGCCACCAGGTCTACCTCGTCTGCCCGGCGATCGAGCCGGGGGAGCCCGCCGAGGGCGCGCAGCCGCCCGAGGAGGACGCCGCCGCGCCGCTCACGACCGTCGCGGCCACGCTGGAGGGCGTGCGCGCGCATCCGCTGCTCGGGAAGCGGCGGTCGGCCGCGCTGCACGGGCGGATGACGACGGAGGAGAAGGACGCCGTGATGCGCTCCTTCGCCGCGGGGGAGATCGACGTCCTGGTGTCGACGACGGTCATCGAGGTCGGCGTGGACGTGCCGAACGCCTCGATGATGGTCGTGCTCGACGCGGAGCGGTTCGGGGTCTCGCAGCTGCACCAGCTCCGCGGGCGCATCGGGCGCGGCGGCGTCGCGGGGGTGTGCCTGTTCGTGACGGCGGCGGAGGCGGGGACGGTCGCGCGCGAGCGGGTGGAGGCGGTCGCCGCGACGCTCGACGGCTTCGCGCTCGCCGAGGTCGACCTCGAGCTGCGCCGCGAGGGCGACGTGCTGGGCGACTCGCAGTCCGGCGGGCGCTCGTCGCTCCGCCTGCTGCGGGTGGTGCAGGACGCCGACGTGATCGTGGAGGCGCGGGCGCTGGCCGAACGGCTCCTCGCGGAGGACCCGTCGCTCGCCGCGCACGACCGGCTCCGTGCCGCGCTCGAGCGCCGCGTGCAGGACCGCGACCGGGAGTTCCTCGCCAAGAGCTAG